A window of Flavobacterium flavigenum contains these coding sequences:
- a CDS encoding tyrosine-type recombinase/integrase, which translates to MNNFGTSKESIDYKTFLKYVEELKKTGIKVRTLQSYIGNLKIYFRYLQEENYRSDNPIENINIKGTIRTVVGNLLTADELEDLYYSYQTKDNDLARKRNKIIIGLLVYQGLQSKELQHLKEEHIELYKGKITIPQTKRTNGRTLELKPWQLMEMMEYLQQIRPKIVPKGEENLFTSSYGNTNINNVIKKISEELKLINYNYQNAIQIRNSVIVNWLKIHNLRKTQYLAGHRYISSTERYKQDNLESLHEMINSFHPIK; encoded by the coding sequence ATGAATAATTTTGGCACAAGCAAAGAAAGCATCGATTACAAAACATTCTTAAAATATGTAGAAGAACTCAAAAAGACAGGAATCAAAGTAAGAACCCTGCAAAGCTACATTGGAAACCTAAAAATATACTTCAGGTATTTACAGGAAGAAAATTATCGAAGCGATAATCCAATCGAAAACATCAACATCAAAGGCACAATAAGAACGGTAGTAGGTAATCTTTTGACAGCCGATGAACTGGAGGATTTGTATTATTCTTACCAAACTAAAGACAATGATCTGGCAAGGAAAAGGAACAAAATAATTATAGGATTATTGGTCTATCAAGGGTTGCAAAGTAAAGAATTACAACATTTAAAAGAAGAGCATATAGAACTCTACAAAGGCAAAATAACCATTCCACAAACCAAAAGAACAAACGGGCGAACACTCGAACTCAAACCGTGGCAGTTAATGGAAATGATGGAATACCTGCAACAAATCAGACCTAAAATCGTCCCCAAAGGCGAAGAGAATTTATTTACATCCAGCTACGGAAATACCAACATTAACAATGTGATTAAAAAGATAAGCGAAGAATTAAAACTAATCAACTACAATTATCAGAATGCCATCCAAATCAGAAACAGCGTGATTGTAAACTGGCTCAAAATACACAACTTACGGAAAACCCAATATCTGGCAGGACACCGCTATATTAGTTCTACCGAGCGTTACAAACAAGACAATTTAGAAAGTCTGCACGAAATGATTAATAGTTTTCATCCGATAAAATAA
- a CDS encoding type II toxin-antitoxin system RelE/ParE family toxin, whose amino-acid sequence MGELKKVWTNTAKAQLKAIYENYKVKSLQGAKAIKDEMLQVTKELHFAEQYQQDEMEPEFRRIIVRHYKLLYIEENGVVFIARIFDTRQNPNKQNE is encoded by the coding sequence ATGGGTGAATTAAAAAAGGTTTGGACAAATACAGCCAAAGCACAGTTAAAAGCGATTTATGAAAATTACAAAGTTAAATCTCTTCAAGGCGCAAAAGCCATAAAAGATGAAATGCTACAAGTCACTAAAGAACTCCATTTTGCAGAACAATACCAACAAGATGAAATGGAACCTGAATTTAGAAGAATCATTGTAAGACACTATAAATTACTTTACATTGAGGAAAATGGAGTTGTGTTTATTGCAAGAATTTTTGACACTAGGCAAAATCCAAACAAACAAAATGAATAA
- a CDS encoding RHS repeat-associated core domain-containing protein codes for MSYYPFGMQVPGRHGQSDNYRYGFQGQEKDDEIKGEGNSLNYTFRMHDPRIGRFLSLDPLSPKYPHNSPYAFSENRVIDGVELEGGEYEHYSLRFNFQEGQPVQTVINHDFTQRTVDWMVQSWEAGKMKKIADYPIMDKAYILNVNGSNFVFKTFTELSRNVFTGKWKDLKEGNHPTLYAAEKKLEKIFQATDMVGGLIVFGKSIKDFSNIFKAPKTGVSQGLLSIEEGATFSASEVNAAKYMQSLGKDVVLRAPQGTRAGGATSDLLVNNVNYDVFTPTSNNVNRIISAMAKKNSQTTGIVLDLSKTEVTASQLGNALQRVQGSGAKNIKDIVIMPK; via the coding sequence ATAAGTTATTATCCTTTTGGTATGCAAGTGCCAGGTAGACATGGGCAAAGCGATAATTACCGTTACGGATTCCAAGGACAGGAAAAAGACGATGAGATTAAGGGTGAAGGGAATTCTTTGAATTATACTTTTAGAATGCACGACCCGAGGATTGGAAGGTTTTTATCTTTAGACCCATTAAGTCCTAAATATCCTCATAACTCACCTTATGCTTTTAGTGAGAATAGGGTTATTGATGGTGTTGAACTGGAAGGTGGAGAATATGAACACTATTCTTTGAGGTTTAATTTTCAAGAAGGACAACCAGTGCAAACTGTGATAAATCATGATTTTACACAACGTACAGTAGATTGGATGGTTCAATCTTGGGAAGCTGGTAAAATGAAAAAAATTGCAGACTATCCTATTATGGATAAAGCATATATATTAAATGTTAATGGTTCTAATTTTGTATTTAAAACATTTACCGAATTATCGAGAAATGTATTTACAGGTAAATGGAAAGATTTAAAAGAAGGAAATCATCCAACTTTATATGCAGCTGAGAAAAAGCTTGAAAAAATATTTCAAGCTACTGATATGGTAGGAGGGCTGATTGTTTTTGGAAAGAGCATAAAAGATTTTTCAAATATATTTAAAGCACCTAAGACTGGTGTTTCCCAAGGACTTTTATCTATAGAAGAAGGAGCCACTTTTTCTGCAAGTGAGGTGAACGCTGCAAAGTATATGCAAAGTTTAGGAAAAGATGTTGTATTAAGAGCTCCTCAAGGAACAAGAGCTGGTGGAGCAACTTCTGATTTATTAGTTAATAACGTTAATTATGATGTATTTACACCAACATCTAATAATGTTAATAGAATTATATCTGCGATGGCAAAAAAAAATAGTCAAACTACAGGAATTGTATTAGACCTTTCAAAAACTGAAGTTACAGCTTCTCAATTGGGTAACGCTTTACAGCGTGTACAAGGTTCGGGAGCTAAGAATATAAAAGATATTGTAATAATGCCAAAATAA
- a CDS encoding RHS repeat domain-containing protein, whose protein sequence is MSYYPFGQLVPNRHGSSDSYRYGFQGQEKDDEIKGEGNSLNYTFRMHDPRVGRFFAVDPLAPKYPHNSPYAFSENRVIDAVELEGLEAQTLNGGGTVYGPYTSAEAGRENGAQVYLEEVVVTRTPVSFDEKFANMSASLAAVKRGYGNQWIANGSIYNQVSSNTLIVNKIGEDNPEFKFIYPPDMGSLDREGSDGLRWYGCASCHAEMVHIDMPLITQEKLLQASLLVNK, encoded by the coding sequence ATAAGTTATTATCCTTTTGGACAGTTAGTGCCTAATAGACATGGTTCAAGCGATAGCTACCGTTACGGATTCCAGGGACAGGAAAAAGACGATGAGATTAAGGGTGAAGGGAATTCGCTTAACTATACTTTTAGGATGCACGACCCGAGGGTGGGGAGGTTTTTTGCTGTGGATCCTTTAGCGCCTAAATATCCCCATAATTCTCCTTATGCATTCTCTGAAAATAGAGTTATTGATGCAGTTGAATTAGAAGGATTAGAAGCCCAAACACTTAATGGTGGAGGTACGGTTTATGGCCCTTACACTTCTGCAGAAGCTGGGCGAGAAAATGGAGCTCAAGTTTATTTGGAAGAAGTAGTAGTGACACGCACCCCTGTTTCTTTTGATGAGAAGTTTGCAAATATGAGTGCTTCATTAGCAGCTGTAAAACGTGGTTATGGTAATCAATGGATTGCAAATGGAAGTATATATAATCAAGTGTCATCTAATACTCTTATTGTTAATAAAATTGGAGAGGATAATCCTGAATTTAAATTTATTTATCCTCCCGATATGGGATCTTTGGATAGAGAAGGGTCAGATGGCCTCAGATGGTATGGCTGTGCTTCTTGCCATGCTGAAATGGTGCATATAGATATGCCGCTTATAACTCAAGAGAAGCTTTTACAGGCAAGTTTATTGGTCAACAAATAA